A region of the uncultured Fibrobacter sp. genome:
ATGCGCTGCATGCCGCGGGTGAGCATGAGCCTGCCGGTGTAGCGGTAGTCCACCAAAAAGTCGACGTAGTCCTGGGTCACTTCGTAGGCGGCGAGCTGTACGCGCTGCCCGATATGCAATTCGCTCGTGTCTAGGTCGAGGAAGCTCTTGATTTTTTCTGTCGCCACGAGGCGGCCGCTCTTTTCGTCCACGAGGATGTAGACGACGCACTTGTCGCCGCGCTGCAAGTCGCCGAGTTGCTGCTTGTAGGGCAAGAAAAGGTCTTTGTTCAGGCCCCAGTCCAGGAACGCTCCGATGCGGTTCACTTCTTTGACGGTGAGGACGGCGAATTCGCCTGCCTGCGCGTAGGGCTTGTCGAGTGTCGCGATGGGCCTGTCTTCGGAATCCATATAAACGAACACGTCCAGGATTTCACCTTCTTCAAGTTCGAATTGGTGCTTGTTGCCCGGGAGCAGTACGCGCCCTCCTGTTTCCAGTTCCAGGTAGTAGCCTTGGGGGGTGACGCTTTCGACGCGTGCGCGGTTGTATTTTCCGATTTCCATGATAAGCCGTTCCGTTCAGGTGTAACAAAAATATAGAAAATTATATCTTTAAATCATGAATTCCTCTATCGACTTCATCGGCGATATTCATGGGCATTGCACGGAACTTCGGGCTTTGCTTGCGAAGCTGGGCTACGTGGAAACGTCCGGTGCCTTCCGTTACCCGGGCGGCTCCCGTTCTGTCGTTTTTCTCGGCGACTATATCGACCGTGGGCCGGAGGTGCGCGAGACGGTCAACCTGGTGCGTGCGATGCGCGATGCGGGGAGTGCCGTGGCCCTGATGGGGAATCACGAATTTAACGCGCTCTGTTTTTGGCAGCTGAATGGCGAAGGCGGCTCCCATGTGATTCATTGCATTCCAGGGGGTTACCTGCGCGAGCATTCCTTCAACAAGGTGGCTATCCATACGCGGACGGTCGAAAGTTACAAGGGCCGCAAGCAGGAATTCCACGACATGCTCGACTTCTTGAAGACGCTGCCGTTCTTTGTCGAGACGGAATCTTTCCGTGCTCAGCATGCCTGTTTTGAGAAGAGCGCGGCATCAATCCTTAATGCCGAAGGCATCCGCTGTTTTGCTGACGGAAATTTCAACGACCTCATTGCCCGCGCGAACGACCAGTTCAACGAGTACGATGATTCCCTGTTCGACCCGATAAACTTTTTCTTGAAAGGCCCCGAGATGAACTTGCCCGATGGAATTACTTTCCGCGATGGCGAGAATGTTTTGCGCAAACGGGCCCGCATCAGGTGGTGGGTGGATCCGAAGGGGAAGTCCTTGCGCGAACTGGCTTTCCAGCCGGGTGTGGAACTGCCTGCCTGCGCTGCCCCTGCCGACGTTTGCAAGCATGAGTTTTATGGCGAGGCGGAACGGCCTGTATTCTTCGGGCATTACTGGCTGACGGGGCTTCCGCACTTGATTCGCGAGAATGTCTGTTGCCTGGATTACAGCGTTGCCGGTTATCGCGGGGACGGGCGGCTTGTCGCTTACCGTTTCGACGGCGAGCAGCGACTAGATGAAAGTAAGTTCGTGTGGGTGGAGGCTGTTTAGACGCGAGACGAATGACGAAAGGGAAGGTCGAAAAAAGTTGATTGCGTTTATAAGAAAGTTGGCTTCTCTGAAGGTCTCTGCTGCGTTGCTGGTGGCGTTCATGCTGCTGACGTTTTGGGGCGTGCTGGCGCAGGCGAATGCCAAAAGTCTCGGTGCTTCGGTTGAGGTGGCGACTGACCGCTTTTTCGGAAGCTATTTCGTGTGGGCGGTTGGCTATATTCCCTTGCCGGCTTTCAAGTCGGTTGCGGCGTTGGGCGTGGTGCATCTCGTTTTGTGCTTAATTTATCGCATGCCGCGCGGGTGGTGTTTTGCGGGCCTTTGGTTGATGCATATTGCGCTGATTGTCCTTTTACTCGGGAGCCTTGTCGGGAGCGAAATCAAGCGGGAATATAATGGTTATGCTATCGTGCCTGCTGAGGTTGCTGGCGCTGTTTCGCCGTTGCAGGCGGAGGTGGCCCCACTTTCCGGAGCCCGCGACTTGCGACTTTTCCTTGCGGACGACAGTCTCGGCCTTGCTCCTGTCGAAATCGACGAGCAGGAACTGAAGGGAGGTTGGCCTTACTTTGTCCAGTATCGCGGTTATGCGGAAATGGCACCGGGGAAGAATGTGGCCATGTACAAGGTGTTTTACGACCCGTTCCATTTTGTGCCGTATGTGTTCATGGTGATGTTCCTGCTTGGGGCGGCGCTCCACTATTTTGTGAAGGTGCGCGGCAATAAGGTGCATGGTGATTCGGTCGGGGTGGCTGCAAAAGTCTTGCCGTTGCTTGCCTTGCTATTTGCTGCTTTGCCGATGGATGCCCGTGCTTCGGCTCGTCCAGTTCCGGTTTTGGAGGCTCTGCATTCCGATACGCCTGTCTTGGTGGATGGTGTTGTGCGGCCTTTTGATTCTTTTGCGCGTGGTTTTTTGGACGACTTGAGCGGACGTGTGACGTACAAGTGCCGGAAAAACGATTCTTGCATGGGGAAAATTTCTGCCGCAGAAATTGTTCGGCAGGCTGTGCTGACTCCCGAAAAGGCTCATGCCTACGCCTTGTTCAAGGTGTTTCGCGGCGATGTCTCCGAGGCGTTGCACTTGCCGTCGGATTCGCGGTACGTGAGCTATGTGGATTTGGCGCTGTCGCGCGATTTGTTAGATTTCTATGCTAGCCGAAACGATGACCATCCGGCGACTGCCGAGATGAAGCGCCTCTACGGGAATGTTCGTCTGTACGAGTCGGTGGTGAACCACTCGGCGTTTTCGGTTGTTGGTGAAGATGTAAAGTTCAGGCTTTCGTTGGAGGTGCTGTACCATCATGCGAATCTTGCGCTGTGGGGCTTTGCTGCGGCGTTCTTGGCTTGCCTGCTTTCGGCTTTGAACATGATTTTCCGGTCAAAAAAACTGGATGTCGCG
Encoded here:
- a CDS encoding S1-like domain-containing RNA-binding protein; translation: MEIGKYNRARVESVTPQGYYLELETGGRVLLPGNKHQFELEEGEILDVFVYMDSEDRPIATLDKPYAQAGEFAVLTVKEVNRIGAFLDWGLNKDLFLPYKQQLGDLQRGDKCVVYILVDEKSGRLVATEKIKSFLDLDTSELHIGQRVQLAAYEVTQDYVDFLVDYRYTGRLMLTRGMQRIYIGDTMPGFIQRFTSDGKITLNLTPVGYKGLMKSDSPDAIMQKLAEAGGFLPYGDHTDPDTIREEFGMSKKTFKKILGTLFREGKIDLGDDGFRAV
- a CDS encoding metallophosphoesterase, which encodes MNSSIDFIGDIHGHCTELRALLAKLGYVETSGAFRYPGGSRSVVFLGDYIDRGPEVRETVNLVRAMRDAGSAVALMGNHEFNALCFWQLNGEGGSHVIHCIPGGYLREHSFNKVAIHTRTVESYKGRKQEFHDMLDFLKTLPFFVETESFRAQHACFEKSAASILNAEGIRCFADGNFNDLIARANDQFNEYDDSLFDPINFFLKGPEMNLPDGITFRDGENVLRKRARIRWWVDPKGKSLRELAFQPGVELPACAAPADVCKHEFYGEAERPVFFGHYWLTGLPHLIRENVCCLDYSVAGYRGDGRLVAYRFDGEQRLDESKFVWVEAV
- the ccsA gene encoding cytochrome c biogenesis protein CcsA, giving the protein MASLKVSAALLVAFMLLTFWGVLAQANAKSLGASVEVATDRFFGSYFVWAVGYIPLPAFKSVAALGVVHLVLCLIYRMPRGWCFAGLWLMHIALIVLLLGSLVGSEIKREYNGYAIVPAEVAGAVSPLQAEVAPLSGARDLRLFLADDSLGLAPVEIDEQELKGGWPYFVQYRGYAEMAPGKNVAMYKVFYDPFHFVPYVFMVMFLLGAALHYFVKVRGNKVHGDSVGVAAKVLPLLALLFAALPMDARASARPVPVLEALHSDTPVLVDGVVRPFDSFARGFLDDLSGRVTYKCRKNDSCMGKISAAEIVRQAVLTPEKAHAYALFKVFRGDVSEALHLPSDSRYVSYVDLALSRDLLDFYASRNDDHPATAEMKRLYGNVRLYESVVNHSAFSVVGEDVKFRLSLEVLYHHANLALWGFAAAFLACLLSALNMIFRSKKLDVAANGLCVATAVMLTVMFAVRTFVAARPPMSSLYEIVLLVALLLMAFESVAFFRCKNRTYALILPITMMTAVLLFFAKFVLEPGDTFRPIPEVLNSSVFLTLHVFTIALGFAGMILSGVVAHLVLFRISRTSNPEPRASNLDRLLYGTLAFGGAFTILGTLLGGVWADFAWGRFWGFDPKECGALFVILWAMLLLHLRAGRLVSPRGFALLCAFSSIVTFLCWFGINLLGVGLHSYGFQGGTAMWLIGFVVVDTLAIVAIAKRGARGSSSEQ